One segment of Pandoraea pnomenusa DNA contains the following:
- a CDS encoding EamA family transporter, whose amino-acid sequence MTTSATTLPSGVRWADVLLTAFAPMIWGSTYIVTTQVLPPDRPFTAALIRVLPSGLLLLLCTRRLPAPRDWGRLLVLSALNIGAFQALLFVAAYRLPGGLAAVVGAIQPLLVMALAWGVEQRRPLGATVWAAVAGVVGMGILLLSPGTIFEPVGILAALAGAASMATGTYLTRRWRLDMPVLALTGWQLMLGGLMLAPVAWFADAPLPGITLWQALGYLYLSMAGALLAYALWFRGIARLTPVAVSSLGLLSPLTAVVLGWVLLGQAIRGFAFVGLAMVFASILAVQWTASRRA is encoded by the coding sequence ATGACAACTTCCGCGACCACTTTGCCCTCGGGCGTGCGCTGGGCTGACGTTCTGCTGACGGCGTTTGCCCCGATGATCTGGGGATCGACCTACATCGTGACGACGCAGGTGCTGCCGCCCGATCGTCCCTTTACGGCGGCGCTGATTCGCGTGCTGCCGTCGGGCCTGCTCCTGTTGCTTTGCACTCGCCGTTTGCCGGCGCCGCGCGACTGGGGGCGTTTGCTGGTGCTTTCCGCGCTGAACATCGGCGCGTTCCAGGCGCTGCTGTTCGTCGCCGCCTATCGTTTGCCGGGTGGGTTGGCCGCCGTCGTCGGCGCGATTCAGCCGTTGCTGGTCATGGCGCTGGCATGGGGCGTGGAGCAGCGGCGCCCATTGGGGGCGACGGTCTGGGCGGCGGTGGCCGGCGTCGTCGGCATGGGCATTCTGCTGCTCTCGCCGGGAACGATCTTCGAGCCGGTGGGCATCCTGGCGGCACTGGCCGGCGCGGCGAGCATGGCGACGGGAACCTATCTCACGCGCCGGTGGCGTCTGGACATGCCCGTGCTGGCGCTCACGGGCTGGCAACTGATGTTGGGAGGGCTGATGCTCGCGCCCGTGGCCTGGTTCGCCGACGCGCCGCTGCCGGGCATCACGCTGTGGCAGGCCCTGGGGTACCTGTACCTGTCGATGGCGGGCGCCTTGCTGGCCTACGCACTGTGGTTTCGCGGCATTGCGCGGCTGACGCCCGTGGCGGTGTCGTCGCTCGGTCTGCTCAGCCCGTTGACGGCGGTCGTGCTCGGCTGGGTCCTGCTGGGGCAGGCGATCCGGGGCTTCGCGTTCGTCGGGCTGGCGATGGTCTTCGCGAGCATTCTCGCCGTGCAGTGGACGGCATCCCGACGCGCCTGA
- a CDS encoding porin yields the protein MKRLILAAAMASTVVVSVANAQSNVQLYGLLDTGVEYLTHATPQGGTLVRVPTNTATLPSRWGMRGTEDLGNGLQALWTLESGFALNNGTSAQGGRLFGRQSFVGLGGKWGTITIGRQYGMTYLSLLDSDVIGPAIYSMGSYDSFIPNPRNDNSLAYKGVFNGLTVGAEYSTGRDSTSCAGQTAGNFLACREISAMLKYNAAKWGAAVAFDEQRGGAGSAPATIAPTASYAMARASSRDRRLVANGYFVLGPVKVGGGWIGRWIHSDVTSVSSNLFYLGASYAVSVPLQVDAQVVYYNSKDASVHSIMYVARATYSLSKRTAVYAQTGFLTNGAQSNFSVSGATVVPASPAMGGNQLGVMLGVRHTF from the coding sequence ATGAAGCGTCTGATACTTGCCGCCGCGATGGCGAGCACGGTAGTGGTAAGTGTTGCCAACGCGCAATCGAATGTTCAACTCTATGGCCTGCTCGATACTGGCGTGGAATACCTGACACACGCCACGCCACAAGGCGGGACGCTGGTGCGCGTTCCGACGAATACCGCCACATTGCCCTCGCGCTGGGGAATGCGTGGCACGGAAGATCTCGGTAACGGATTGCAGGCGCTATGGACACTGGAAAGCGGGTTCGCGCTGAACAACGGCACATCGGCACAGGGCGGCCGTCTGTTCGGGCGCCAATCCTTCGTCGGTCTCGGAGGCAAGTGGGGAACGATCACGATCGGGCGCCAGTACGGTATGACGTACCTGTCGCTGCTCGATTCCGACGTGATCGGACCGGCGATCTACAGCATGGGTTCATACGACAGCTTCATTCCAAACCCGCGTAACGACAATAGCCTTGCGTATAAGGGCGTGTTCAATGGCCTGACGGTCGGTGCGGAGTACTCGACCGGTCGCGATTCGACGAGCTGTGCCGGCCAGACCGCAGGCAACTTTCTCGCGTGTCGCGAAATCTCGGCGATGCTCAAGTACAACGCGGCCAAATGGGGCGCGGCTGTAGCCTTCGATGAACAGCGTGGGGGCGCGGGCTCCGCGCCGGCGACGATCGCACCGACAGCCAGTTACGCGATGGCCCGCGCAAGCAGCCGCGACCGCCGGCTGGTCGCCAACGGCTATTTTGTGCTCGGACCGGTCAAGGTCGGTGGCGGATGGATCGGGCGATGGATTCACTCCGACGTGACGAGCGTGTCGTCAAACCTGTTCTATCTTGGCGCGTCATACGCAGTCAGTGTGCCGCTGCAGGTGGATGCGCAAGTCGTCTACTACAACAGCAAGGACGCCAGCGTCCATTCGATCATGTATGTTGCCCGTGCAACTTACAGCCTCTCAAAACGCACTGCCGTGTACGCCCAGACCGGTTTCCTGACGAACGGCGCGCAAAGTAACTTCTCGGTTAGCGGCGCGACCGTCGTGCCCGCGTCTCCGGCCATGGGTGGCAACCAGTTGGGGGTGATGTTGGGCGTTCGTCACACATTCTGA
- a CDS encoding branched-chain amino acid ABC transporter permease, which yields MDLSIVVLLAQDGITTGAIYALLALALVLVFSVTRVIFIPQGEFVSYGALTLAALQTQKFPLTSWLLVAMGVCTFIVETASVLRHSERRKLAGRLVPVFAGKYLVFPIAVFFVVQALAPMTLPMLVQIAITLLLVVPMGPMLYRLAYQPLAEASTLLLLIVSVGVHFALTGLGLVMFGAEGSRTQAFSDASFNIGSVMVSGQSLWVVGVSVVMILALYFYFDRSLSGKALRATAVNRLGARLVGIGTVQAGRLAFTLAAVLGVLCGILIAPITTIYYESGFLIGLKGFVGAIIGGLVSYPVAALGAILVGLLESYSSFWASAYKEVIVFTLILPVLLWLSLTSKHVEEDEE from the coding sequence ATGGACCTCTCGATCGTAGTTTTGCTCGCGCAGGACGGCATCACCACGGGTGCGATTTATGCCTTGTTGGCATTGGCGCTAGTGTTGGTGTTCTCCGTCACCCGCGTCATCTTCATTCCGCAGGGCGAGTTCGTGTCGTATGGCGCGCTCACGCTGGCGGCACTGCAAACCCAGAAGTTTCCGCTCACGAGCTGGTTGCTCGTGGCGATGGGCGTATGCACGTTCATCGTGGAGACGGCGAGCGTGTTGCGTCACAGCGAGCGCCGCAAGCTGGCCGGGCGGCTGGTGCCGGTGTTCGCGGGCAAATATCTGGTGTTTCCGATCGCCGTGTTCTTCGTCGTCCAGGCGCTGGCACCGATGACACTGCCGATGCTCGTGCAGATCGCCATCACGCTGTTGCTGGTCGTGCCGATGGGTCCGATGCTCTATCGCCTGGCGTATCAGCCCCTGGCCGAAGCCAGCACGTTGTTGCTGCTGATCGTCTCGGTCGGCGTGCACTTCGCGCTCACGGGCCTGGGCCTGGTGATGTTCGGGGCGGAGGGCTCGCGCACGCAGGCGTTCTCCGACGCGAGCTTCAACATCGGTTCGGTGATGGTGTCGGGGCAGAGCCTGTGGGTGGTGGGCGTGTCGGTGGTGATGATCCTGGCGCTGTACTTCTACTTCGACCGTTCGCTCTCGGGCAAGGCCCTGCGTGCGACGGCGGTCAATCGTCTTGGCGCGCGGCTGGTGGGTATCGGCACCGTGCAGGCGGGGCGTCTGGCGTTCACGCTGGCCGCGGTGCTGGGCGTGCTGTGCGGCATTCTGATCGCGCCGATCACGACCATCTATTACGAATCGGGCTTCCTGATCGGCCTGAAGGGCTTCGTGGGGGCGATCATCGGGGGGCTGGTGAGTTACCCGGTCGCGGCGCTGGGCGCCATTCTGGTGGGCCTGCTGGAGTCGTACTCGTCGTTCTGGGCGAGTGCGTACAAGGAGGTCATCGTCTTCACGCTGATCCTTCCGGTGCTGCTGTGGCTGTCGCTCACGAGCAAGCACGTGGAAGAAGACGAGGAATAA
- a CDS encoding MFS transporter, with the protein MSKALRIFVLFACGYFVSYVYRGVNIGFAPFMTRELGLSSADLGLLTSLYFLGFAGAQLPAGVLLDKFGPRRVASLVLLLAAAGAAMFGLAQGVGALMVGRLLIGVGVSVCLGSAFKALALWFPVARLPLLNGLVMAVGGMGGVVVGTPLTWLLGLTDWRMVSFGLAALTVFMSAALWFGAPEKPGSHAQGGLTEALQGVRQVLGSAMFWKVTSLSGMTQGVFYAMQSLWMAPFMRDVEGMGEAQAASLVSVVGLAMMAGSVGFGAAARSLERRGLSVFAFSGVGMVLFVVVQVLLMLRTPIPPMWLWAAYGIFGGTGILSYAVLAEHFHGTLIGRVNTSLTLVVFVLIFLCQVGVGAVLGAYTAHSAQAHFSAWTALVVLQILGAVWYFWPQRQRVREVAAA; encoded by the coding sequence ATGTCGAAAGCCCTCCGGATTTTCGTGCTGTTCGCCTGCGGCTACTTCGTCTCGTATGTGTACCGCGGCGTGAACATCGGGTTCGCCCCCTTCATGACGCGCGAACTTGGCCTCTCGTCCGCCGATCTCGGCCTGTTGACCAGCCTCTACTTCCTCGGATTCGCCGGCGCGCAACTGCCCGCGGGCGTGCTGCTCGACAAATTCGGGCCCCGCCGGGTCGCCTCGCTCGTGCTGCTGCTGGCGGCCGCCGGCGCCGCCATGTTCGGGTTGGCGCAAGGCGTGGGCGCGCTCATGGTGGGACGTCTGCTGATTGGTGTGGGCGTCTCGGTGTGTCTTGGCAGTGCGTTCAAGGCGCTGGCGCTATGGTTTCCGGTCGCGCGCCTGCCGTTGCTCAATGGCCTGGTGATGGCCGTGGGGGGCATGGGCGGAGTGGTCGTCGGCACGCCGCTGACATGGCTGCTCGGCCTGACCGACTGGCGGATGGTGTCGTTCGGCTTGGCGGCGCTGACGGTGTTCATGTCGGCGGCGCTCTGGTTCGGCGCTCCCGAGAAGCCGGGTTCACACGCACAGGGCGGGCTGACCGAGGCGCTGCAGGGCGTGCGGCAGGTACTTGGCAGTGCCATGTTCTGGAAGGTGACGTCGCTGTCAGGAATGACGCAAGGCGTGTTCTACGCGATGCAGTCGCTGTGGATGGCGCCGTTCATGCGCGATGTCGAAGGCATGGGTGAGGCGCAGGCGGCCTCGCTGGTGTCCGTTGTCGGGCTCGCCATGATGGCCGGCAGCGTCGGCTTCGGCGCGGCGGCCCGTTCGCTGGAGCGACGGGGCCTGAGCGTTTTCGCATTCTCCGGCGTGGGCATGGTGTTGTTCGTCGTCGTGCAGGTGCTGCTCATGCTGCGCACGCCCATTCCCCCGATGTGGCTCTGGGCGGCCTACGGGATCTTCGGCGGCACGGGCATTCTGTCGTACGCGGTGCTCGCCGAACACTTCCACGGCACGCTGATCGGACGCGTGAACACTTCGCTCACGCTCGTCGTCTTCGTGCTGATCTTCCTGTGTCAGGTGGGGGTGGGGGCCGTACTCGGCGCTTACACCGCTCACAGCGCGCAAGCTCACTTCTCGGCATGGACGGCGCTCGTCGTACTGCAGATTCTCGGCGCCGTGTGGTACTTCTGGCCGCAGCGCCAACGCGTGCGCGAGGTCGCCGCGGCCTGA
- a CDS encoding LysR substrate-binding domain-containing protein gives MFQHLPPLQSLRALEAAARHRSFTRAAEELNLTHSAVSHHMRSLEQQLGTALFRRVGARMIPTSVGARLAERVRIGMSELDEAMTEARAGTVPDVSLATVRLEVSVMTDLAAQWLIPRLGCFSEQHPNIDLVVRIHADIPAPDPYSVDVGIWHQRVEKPGFVTRKLLDDHVIAVCHPALIARVPDFTLADMSKLPMLRFSYRSWRDWQVAAGLPPHEPTRGPIFDDSGLLLRAALAGQGVATTRSLLVRDALASGELVQIGDIQVPPSLEYYVSWRENHPRERSIHAFWQWMQAQIAATTPQVPPAIGGAGMDTATPGTPTRPAR, from the coding sequence ATGTTCCAACACCTTCCCCCCCTCCAATCCCTGCGTGCGCTTGAGGCGGCGGCACGTCACCGGAGCTTTACCCGGGCCGCCGAAGAATTGAATTTGACGCACAGTGCTGTGAGTCATCACATGCGTTCGCTCGAGCAGCAGCTCGGCACGGCCTTGTTTCGTCGCGTCGGCGCGCGCATGATCCCGACCAGTGTCGGCGCACGGCTGGCCGAACGCGTGCGCATCGGGATGTCGGAACTCGACGAAGCGATGACGGAGGCCCGGGCCGGCACGGTCCCCGACGTGTCGCTCGCGACGGTACGGCTCGAAGTCAGCGTCATGACCGACCTTGCCGCACAATGGCTCATTCCCCGACTGGGATGCTTCAGCGAGCAACACCCGAATATCGATCTGGTGGTCCGGATCCATGCCGATATCCCGGCGCCCGACCCCTATTCGGTCGACGTGGGTATCTGGCATCAGCGGGTGGAGAAGCCGGGGTTCGTCACGCGCAAGCTGCTCGACGACCACGTCATCGCGGTGTGCCATCCGGCGCTGATCGCGCGCGTGCCCGATTTCACGCTCGCCGATATGTCAAAGCTGCCCATGCTGCGCTTTTCCTATCGCTCGTGGCGAGACTGGCAGGTTGCGGCCGGCTTGCCGCCGCACGAGCCCACGCGTGGACCGATCTTCGACGATTCGGGATTGCTGCTGCGCGCGGCGCTCGCGGGGCAAGGCGTTGCCACCACACGCAGCTTGCTGGTGCGAGACGCACTCGCGTCCGGGGAACTGGTGCAGATCGGCGACATTCAGGTGCCGCCCAGCCTCGAGTATTACGTCAGTTGGCGTGAGAACCATCCGCGGGAGCGTTCCATTCACGCGTTCTGGCAGTGGATGCAGGCGCAGATCGCCGCCACGACGCCGCAGGTGCCACCGGCAATCGGCGGCGCGGGTATGGATACCGCAACGCCCGGCACGCCAACCCGACCGGCTCGGTAG
- a CDS encoding branched-chain amino acid ABC transporter ATP-binding protein/permease, whose translation MKNKYFLIFLVVLAALPVLPAPVRLPEYWVTLLNYIGLYSIVAIGLVLLTGVAGMTSFGQAAFVGLGAYATAYLTTAYGASPWLGLIVGIVITAAAALVIGAITMRLSGHFLPLGTIAWGLSLYYLFGNLEFLGKYDGLNDIPTISLFGVELASGRQMFYLIWVVVVLAVVSVKNLLDSRSGRAIRALKGGGVMAEAMGVNTAWMKVVVFVYAAVLAAISGWLYAHLQRAVNPTPFNLNHGIEYLFMAVVGGVSHVWGAVLGAAILTVLKDYLQNILPVLLGANGNFETIVFGILLVLLLQYARDGVWPFFGKIFPARRVAKAPEQAEPLGHRAKPAVGEVVLKLEKARKEFGGLVAVNDVSFEVRAGEIVGLIGPNGAGKSTTFNLVTGVLQATRGEISFLGERIDRLPSREIVKRGIGRTFQHVRLMPQMSVLENVAIGAYLRDGNGLRRRPQGGVWSSVLRLDRREEAMLLHEAKQQIERVGLGAHMYDEAGSLALGQQRILEIARALACDPTLLLLDEPAAGLRYKEKQALGDLLRKLKDEGMSVLLVEHDMDFVMNLTDHLVVMEFGTKIAEGLPEDVQKNPAVLEAYLGGVE comes from the coding sequence ATGAAAAACAAATACTTCCTGATTTTCCTGGTGGTGCTGGCAGCGTTGCCGGTACTGCCGGCTCCCGTGCGTTTGCCCGAATACTGGGTGACGCTGCTCAACTACATTGGCCTGTACAGCATCGTGGCGATCGGGCTGGTGCTGCTCACGGGCGTGGCCGGCATGACCTCGTTCGGGCAGGCCGCGTTCGTGGGGCTCGGGGCGTATGCCACGGCCTACCTGACGACCGCGTACGGGGCGTCGCCGTGGCTTGGCCTGATCGTGGGGATCGTGATCACCGCGGCTGCCGCGCTCGTCATCGGCGCGATCACCATGCGACTGTCCGGGCACTTCCTGCCGCTGGGCACGATCGCGTGGGGCCTGTCGCTGTACTACCTGTTCGGCAACCTCGAGTTTCTAGGCAAATACGACGGCCTGAACGACATTCCGACCATCAGCCTGTTCGGCGTCGAGCTGGCGAGCGGTCGCCAGATGTTCTATCTGATCTGGGTGGTGGTCGTGCTCGCGGTCGTGTCGGTCAAGAACCTGCTCGATTCGCGCTCCGGGCGAGCCATTCGCGCGCTCAAGGGCGGCGGGGTGATGGCCGAGGCCATGGGGGTGAACACCGCGTGGATGAAGGTCGTGGTGTTCGTCTACGCGGCCGTGCTCGCGGCGATCTCCGGCTGGTTGTACGCGCACCTGCAGCGCGCCGTGAACCCCACGCCCTTCAACCTGAACCACGGCATCGAGTACCTGTTCATGGCCGTCGTCGGTGGCGTCTCGCACGTGTGGGGCGCGGTGCTGGGCGCGGCGATCCTGACGGTGCTCAAGGACTACCTGCAGAACATCCTGCCGGTGCTGCTGGGGGCCAACGGCAACTTCGAGACCATCGTCTTCGGCATCCTGCTCGTGTTGCTGCTGCAGTACGCGCGTGATGGCGTGTGGCCGTTCTTCGGCAAGATCTTCCCGGCGCGACGCGTGGCGAAGGCGCCGGAACAGGCCGAGCCGCTGGGCCACCGCGCCAAGCCGGCGGTGGGCGAAGTGGTGCTCAAGCTCGAGAAGGCGCGCAAGGAATTCGGTGGACTCGTCGCGGTGAACGACGTGTCGTTCGAGGTCAGGGCGGGCGAGATCGTGGGCCTGATCGGCCCGAACGGCGCGGGCAAGTCCACGACCTTCAACCTGGTCACTGGCGTGCTGCAAGCCACGCGAGGCGAGATCTCGTTCCTTGGCGAGCGCATCGATCGTCTGCCCTCGCGCGAGATCGTCAAGCGGGGGATCGGCCGTACGTTCCAGCACGTGCGGCTGATGCCGCAGATGAGCGTGCTTGAGAACGTGGCCATCGGCGCGTACCTGCGCGACGGGAACGGCCTGCGTCGCCGCCCGCAGGGCGGGGTGTGGTCGAGCGTGCTGCGACTCGATCGCCGTGAAGAGGCGATGCTGCTGCATGAGGCGAAGCAACAGATCGAGCGGGTGGGTCTGGGCGCGCACATGTACGACGAGGCGGGCAGTCTGGCGCTGGGCCAGCAGCGCATTCTGGAGATCGCGCGTGCGCTGGCGTGCGACCCGACGCTGCTGCTGCTCGACGAGCCGGCCGCGGGGTTGCGCTACAAAGAAAAGCAGGCGCTGGGCGACCTGCTCAGGAAGCTCAAGGACGAGGGGATGAGCGTGCTGCTGGTGGAGCACGACATGGACTTCGTGATGAACCTGACCGATCACCTGGTGGTGATGGAATTCGGCACCAAGATTGCCGAGGGTCTGCCGGAAGACGTGCAGAAGAACCCGGCGGTGCTCGAGGCGTACCTTGGAGGAGTGGAGTGA
- the groL gene encoding chaperonin GroEL (60 kDa chaperone family; promotes refolding of misfolded polypeptides especially under stressful conditions; forms two stacked rings of heptamers to form a barrel-shaped 14mer; ends can be capped by GroES; misfolded proteins enter the barrel where they are refolded when GroES binds), with the protein MAAKEVVFGDAARAKMVEGVNILANAVKVTLGPKGRNVVLERSFGGPTVTKDGVSVAKEIELKDKLQNMGAQMVKEVASKTSDNAGDGTTTATVLAQSIVREGMKFVAAGMNPMDLKRGIDKAVTAAIDELRKISKPCTTNKEIAQVGSISANSDTSIGDYIAAAMDKVGKEGVITVEDGKSLQDELDVVEGMQFDRGYLSPYFINTPEKQVAILENPFVLLFDKKISNIRDLLPVLEQVAKAGRPLLIIAEDVEGEALATLVVNNIRGILKTCAVKAPGFGDRRKAMLEDIAILTGGQVIAEEIGLTLEKATLNELGQAKRIEIGKENTIIIDGAGEAANIEARVKQIRAQIEEASSDYDREKLQERVAKLAGGVAVIKVGAATEVEMKEKKARVEDALHATRAAVEEGIVPGGGVALLRARVAVSGIKGANPDQDAGIKIVLRAMEEPLRQIVTNGGEEASVVVAKVVEGKGNFGYNASTGEYGDLVEMGVVDPTKVTRTALQNAASVSGLMLTTDCAVAELPKEDAPMPGGMGDMGGMGGMGMGM; encoded by the coding sequence ATGGCAGCTAAAGAAGTCGTTTTCGGCGATGCCGCTCGTGCCAAGATGGTCGAGGGTGTCAACATCCTCGCCAACGCCGTCAAGGTGACCCTGGGCCCGAAGGGCCGTAATGTCGTGCTCGAGCGCAGCTTCGGCGGCCCGACCGTGACCAAGGACGGTGTGTCGGTCGCCAAGGAAATCGAACTCAAGGACAAGCTCCAGAACATGGGCGCGCAAATGGTCAAGGAAGTGGCTTCCAAGACCAGCGACAACGCCGGTGACGGTACCACCACCGCCACGGTGCTCGCCCAGTCGATCGTCCGCGAAGGCATGAAGTTCGTCGCCGCCGGCATGAACCCGATGGACCTCAAGCGCGGTATCGACAAGGCCGTCACCGCCGCCATCGACGAACTGCGCAAGATCAGCAAGCCCTGCACCACCAACAAGGAAATCGCTCAGGTCGGTTCGATCTCGGCCAACAGCGACACCTCGATCGGTGACTACATCGCCGCCGCCATGGACAAGGTCGGCAAGGAAGGCGTGATCACCGTCGAAGACGGCAAGTCGCTCCAGGACGAACTGGACGTCGTCGAAGGCATGCAATTCGACCGCGGCTACCTCTCGCCGTACTTCATCAACACCCCGGAAAAGCAAGTCGCGATCCTGGAGAACCCGTTCGTCCTGCTGTTCGACAAGAAGATCTCGAACATCCGTGACCTGCTGCCGGTGCTCGAGCAAGTCGCCAAGGCCGGCCGTCCGCTGCTGATCATCGCCGAAGACGTCGAAGGCGAAGCCCTCGCAACGCTGGTGGTCAACAACATCCGCGGCATCCTGAAGACCTGCGCCGTCAAGGCCCCGGGCTTCGGCGACCGTCGCAAGGCCATGCTGGAAGACATCGCCATCCTCACGGGCGGCCAGGTCATCGCCGAGGAAATCGGTCTGACGCTGGAAAAGGCGACGCTCAACGAACTGGGCCAGGCCAAGCGCATCGAAATCGGCAAGGAAAACACCATCATCATCGATGGCGCCGGTGAAGCCGCGAACATCGAAGCGCGCGTCAAGCAGATCCGCGCTCAGATCGAAGAAGCGTCGAGCGACTACGACCGTGAAAAGCTGCAAGAGCGCGTGGCCAAGCTGGCCGGCGGTGTTGCCGTGATCAAGGTCGGCGCCGCGACCGAAGTCGAAATGAAGGAAAAGAAGGCACGCGTGGAAGACGCGCTGCACGCCACCCGCGCTGCCGTGGAAGAAGGCATCGTCCCGGGCGGCGGTGTCGCTCTGCTGCGTGCTCGCGTTGCCGTGTCGGGCATCAAGGGTGCCAACCCCGACCAGGACGCCGGTATCAAGATCGTCCTGCGCGCCATGGAAGAGCCGCTGCGCCAGATCGTCACGAACGGTGGCGAAGAAGCCAGCGTCGTGGTGGCCAAGGTCGTGGAAGGCAAGGGTAACTTCGGCTACAACGCTTCGACCGGCGAGTACGGCGACCTGGTGGAAATGGGTGTCGTGGACCCGACGAAGGTCACCCGCACGGCACTGCAAAACGCCGCTTCGGTGTCGGGCCTGATGCTCACCACCGACTGCGCCGTCGCCGAACTGCCGAAGGAAGATGCACCGATGCCTGGCGGCATGGGTGACATGGGCGGCATGGGCGGCATGGGCATGGGCATGTAA
- a CDS encoding MarR family winged helix-turn-helix transcriptional regulator — protein MTNRSTGNRATRVTQAAPSGQEAAPASSAHARHGDAVDAILAQWHRERPDLDVSPMGVIGRLKRCAALVQQQLDATFATFDMSGWEFDMLATLRRSGAPYRLAPTALFSTLMVTSGTMTHRLQRLEARGWIARVPNPDDARSTLVQLTDAGFALIERAVEAHVANEHRMLAPLPDATLSDIEAGLSAWLRVLETGK, from the coding sequence ATGACGAATCGGTCCACGGGCAATCGAGCAACCAGGGTCACGCAAGCCGCGCCTTCCGGGCAGGAGGCGGCCCCGGCATCGTCGGCGCATGCGCGTCACGGCGACGCCGTCGACGCCATCCTCGCGCAATGGCACCGGGAGCGCCCCGATCTCGACGTCTCGCCGATGGGCGTCATCGGACGGCTCAAACGATGTGCGGCGCTGGTGCAGCAGCAACTCGACGCCACGTTCGCGACGTTCGACATGAGCGGCTGGGAATTCGACATGTTGGCAACGTTGCGTCGCTCGGGCGCGCCTTATCGGCTGGCGCCGACGGCGCTGTTTTCCACGCTGATGGTGACGTCGGGCACGATGACGCACCGATTGCAGCGCCTGGAAGCCCGGGGCTGGATCGCGCGCGTGCCGAACCCGGACGACGCGCGCAGCACCCTGGTTCAATTGACGGATGCTGGATTCGCGTTGATCGAACGTGCCGTCGAGGCCCATGTGGCCAACGAGCATCGCATGCTCGCGCCCCTGCCCGATGCGACGCTCTCCGACATCGAGGCAGGCCTGAGCGCGTGGTTGCGGGTGCTCGAAACCGGAAAGTGA
- a CDS encoding ABC transporter ATP-binding protein, which translates to MADAILEVKDLAVAYGKVEAVHGAHLRVQAGQIVTVIGPNGAGKSSMLNAIMGALPHNGSSKGSVMYLGHEMSALTIEARVSRGMCLVPEKRELFSTMTVEDNLLLGAYRRKKAGEKHFLDQMEVVYELFPRLKERRVQQAGTLSGGERQMLAVGRALMAKPQLLMLDEPSLGLAPLIVKEIFHIISDLRKTGVATLLIEQNARAALQVADYGYVIETGELALEGPAQALASNPKVIETYLGLARKATADA; encoded by the coding sequence ATGGCAGACGCGATTCTTGAGGTCAAGGACCTCGCCGTCGCATACGGCAAAGTCGAGGCGGTGCATGGGGCGCATCTGCGCGTGCAGGCGGGGCAGATCGTCACCGTGATCGGTCCGAATGGCGCGGGCAAGTCGTCGATGCTCAACGCCATCATGGGCGCGCTGCCGCACAACGGGTCGAGCAAGGGAAGCGTGATGTATCTCGGGCACGAGATGTCGGCGCTGACGATCGAAGCGCGCGTATCGCGCGGCATGTGTCTGGTGCCGGAGAAGCGCGAACTGTTCTCGACGATGACCGTCGAGGACAACCTGCTGCTGGGCGCATATCGACGCAAGAAGGCGGGGGAGAAGCACTTCCTCGACCAGATGGAAGTGGTTTATGAGCTGTTCCCGCGCCTGAAGGAGCGTCGTGTGCAGCAGGCCGGGACGCTGTCTGGCGGGGAGCGCCAGATGCTGGCGGTGGGCCGGGCACTGATGGCCAAGCCGCAGCTGCTCATGCTGGACGAGCCGAGCCTGGGCCTCGCGCCGCTGATCGTGAAAGAAATCTTCCACATCATCAGCGACCTGCGCAAGACCGGCGTGGCAACCCTGCTCATCGAACAGAACGCCCGTGCCGCATTGCAGGTGGCGGACTACGGGTACGTGATCGAAACCGGTGAGCTGGCCCTGGAAGGTCCGGCGCAAGCGCTTGCGAGCAATCCCAAGGTCATTGAAACGTATCTGGGGCTGGCCAGGAAAGCCACTGCCGACGCTTGA
- the groES gene encoding co-chaperone GroES — protein sequence MNLRPLHDRVIVKRLDNETKTASGIVIPDAAAEKPDQGEILAVGPGKRDDQGKAIALDVKVGDRVLFGKYAGQSVKVDGQELLVMREEDIMAVVAA from the coding sequence ATGAACCTTCGTCCCTTGCATGACCGCGTTATTGTCAAGCGCCTGGACAACGAAACGAAGACCGCATCGGGCATCGTGATCCCGGACGCCGCTGCCGAGAAGCCGGACCAGGGTGAAATCCTGGCCGTCGGCCCGGGCAAGCGTGACGATCAAGGCAAGGCGATCGCACTCGACGTGAAGGTGGGCGACCGCGTTCTGTTCGGCAAGTATGCCGGCCAAAGCGTGAAGGTCGATGGCCAGGAACTGCTGGTCATGCGCGAAGAAGACATCATGGCCGTCGTGGCCGCCTAA